In a single window of the Rhodothermales bacterium genome:
- a CDS encoding carbohydrate kinase — protein sequence MTTSIVTVGESLWDVYPDERHPGGAPTNVAFHAARLGNDSSIITRIGEDESGEQLVAYLREHGVNTSFVQRDRTKPTGTVKVEFQHEDPCYTVVTDVAWDYLAATDDARERVTTADAVCFVSLAQRHDVARQSIHTLLADARGQAQIVFDVNLRPPFVSADVLDASVRLSNVVKMGESELQHVSSLMGRTNLVDWLINDIGVEAVCVTRGERGASMTTKSSNVDVAGVGADTSNGDPVGAGDAFVAALTHQLVRGSDIETMLQFANRYAALVAARRGAMPVLAPSELAELNV from the coding sequence ATGACCACCTCGATCGTCACCGTCGGCGAGTCCCTCTGGGATGTGTACCCGGACGAGCGCCACCCGGGCGGAGCACCCACGAACGTTGCCTTCCACGCGGCAAGACTCGGGAACGACAGCAGCATCATTACGCGCATCGGCGAGGACGAGTCCGGTGAACAGCTCGTCGCATACCTGCGCGAGCACGGTGTGAATACGTCATTCGTCCAGCGCGACCGCACGAAGCCGACCGGCACCGTCAAGGTCGAGTTCCAGCACGAAGATCCATGCTACACGGTCGTCACGGATGTGGCGTGGGATTACCTCGCGGCCACGGATGACGCACGCGAACGGGTCACAACGGCGGATGCCGTGTGCTTCGTTTCACTCGCGCAACGGCACGATGTCGCCCGCCAATCCATCCATACGCTGCTGGCAGACGCCCGCGGGCAGGCCCAGATCGTATTCGACGTCAATCTTCGTCCGCCGTTCGTAAGTGCGGATGTTCTCGACGCCTCCGTACGCCTCTCGAATGTCGTCAAGATGGGCGAATCGGAGCTTCAACACGTCTCCAGCCTGATGGGCCGCACGAACCTGGTCGATTGGCTGATCAACGACATCGGTGTTGAAGCCGTGTGCGTGACCCGCGGCGAGAGAGGAGCCTCGATGACCACAAAATCGTCAAATGTAGACGTTGCAGGAGTTGGGGCAGATACCTCAAACGGTGATCCCGTTGGTGCCGGCGATGCATTCGTCGCTGCGCTCACTCACCAGCTTGTACGAGGATCGGATATCGAAACTATGCTTCAGTTTGCCAATCGCTATGCAGCACTCGTCGCAGCCAGACGCGGCGCGATGCCCGTCCTCGCACCGTCGGAGCTCGCCGAACTGAACGTCTAG
- a CDS encoding amylosucrase, producing the protein MPENEESGLRIRDAAVARLRDEFPAVLEDHPMLERRLTRHFEEFWVPYHAVYGDHSGIEKRVWRLFRILAQGLSSRDARLIERDEQRDASPPWFQDEGTIGMKMYVDMFAGDLNRLRKRVDYLGELGLSYLHLMPLMKTRNGSDDGGFAVSDYRKVKPSLGTVKQLRTLVHELHRNGISVALDLVMNHTSCEHKWARKAAKGSPKYQAYYFMFEDGSVPEAYEQTLPSAPPGIAHGRLSWMPMAEKWVWTTFHDFQWDLNYANPNVFEAMWGEMVALANLGADVLRLNAVPFIWKLLGTDSPNQPEAVLLVAAYRALMHVFAPAVAFNTDMIDVPNSTGRFTGVQFEGTAADITPDDTLMSHLWHAMACENVHLLRSTLTAEPNIPPDTTRANYIRSHDAVAWSISDEQAAAVGQNGNDTRRFCTEFYSGQLAGSYSAGYRFVADAHAIEAPISGTAAALAGLQRAVIEKDTDQAELAIKRLLLLNGIAFFMRGFPL; encoded by the coding sequence ATGCCAGAGAACGAAGAGAGCGGATTACGCATCCGTGATGCCGCGGTCGCGCGTTTACGCGACGAGTTTCCAGCCGTTCTGGAAGATCACCCCATGCTCGAGCGACGCCTCACCCGTCACTTCGAGGAATTCTGGGTTCCCTATCACGCGGTCTATGGTGATCATTCCGGGATCGAAAAGCGAGTCTGGAGGCTCTTTCGCATCCTGGCCCAGGGGCTCTCGTCGCGAGATGCCCGCCTGATCGAGCGCGACGAGCAGAGAGATGCGTCGCCCCCGTGGTTCCAGGACGAAGGCACGATCGGCATGAAGATGTATGTCGACATGTTCGCGGGCGATCTCAACCGGCTCCGCAAACGCGTCGACTACCTGGGCGAACTGGGCCTCTCGTATCTGCACCTCATGCCATTGATGAAGACACGCAACGGTAGCGACGACGGCGGCTTCGCCGTGTCGGACTACCGAAAGGTGAAGCCGTCACTGGGCACGGTCAAGCAACTCCGGACCCTCGTGCATGAACTACATCGCAACGGAATCAGTGTTGCTCTCGATCTGGTGATGAACCATACGTCGTGTGAGCACAAGTGGGCACGAAAAGCAGCGAAAGGAAGCCCGAAGTATCAGGCTTACTATTTCATGTTCGAAGATGGCTCCGTGCCTGAAGCGTACGAGCAAACGCTGCCGTCGGCGCCCCCCGGGATCGCACACGGGAGGTTGTCCTGGATGCCCATGGCAGAGAAGTGGGTCTGGACCACTTTCCACGATTTTCAGTGGGACCTCAACTACGCGAATCCAAACGTCTTCGAGGCGATGTGGGGGGAGATGGTTGCCCTCGCAAATCTGGGCGCCGACGTCCTTCGCCTGAATGCCGTGCCGTTCATCTGGAAGCTCCTGGGCACAGATTCCCCCAATCAGCCGGAGGCGGTTCTGCTCGTTGCAGCGTATCGGGCCCTGATGCACGTGTTCGCCCCGGCGGTGGCGTTCAACACGGACATGATCGACGTGCCGAACAGCACGGGTCGCTTCACCGGCGTGCAATTCGAGGGCACAGCAGCGGACATCACTCCGGATGACACGTTGATGAGTCACCTGTGGCATGCGATGGCCTGCGAGAATGTTCACCTGCTCAGATCAACACTCACTGCAGAGCCGAACATCCCGCCCGACACGACCCGTGCGAACTACATTCGCTCCCACGACGCGGTCGCGTGGAGCATATCCGACGAGCAAGCTGCGGCCGTGGGACAGAACGGGAACGATACGAGACGGTTTTGTACCGAATTCTATTCCGGACAACTGGCAGGCTCCTATTCGGCCGGGTACCGGTTCGTAGCGGACGCGCACGCAATCGAGGCGCCAATATCCGGAACCGCAGCAGCCCTCGCCGGCCTTCAGAGGGCCGTGATCGAGAAGGACACAGATCAGGCCGAACTCGCCATCAAGCGTCTCCTCTTGCTCAACGGAATAGCGTTCTTCATGCGAGGCTTCCCGCTG